One part of the Deltaproteobacteria bacterium genome encodes these proteins:
- a CDS encoding DUF4258 domain-containing protein, producing the protein MKKAPDQFSRSEALKHIRENWVKGSILSSRHFRERLIERNITMQDVAYAVKHGRIEDPPDLHPKTNEWCYRVKGRTVDKIPVTVVIELGDPDINRLVTVYPGE; encoded by the coding sequence TTGAAAAAGGCACCGGATCAATTCAGCAGAAGCGAGGCTCTCAAACATATCCGGGAAAACTGGGTCAAGGGGTCGATTCTCTCCAGCAGGCATTTCAGGGAACGGCTGATCGAAAGAAATATCACCATGCAGGATGTGGCTTATGCCGTGAAGCATGGGAGAATCGAAGACCCGCCGGACCTCCACCCGAAAACAAATGAATGGTGCTACAGGGTGAAGGGAAGAACAGTCGACAAGATACCGGTCACGGTCGTCATCGAACTGGGAGATCCGGATATCAACCGGCTGGTAACGGTCTATCCGGGAGAATAG
- a CDS encoding helix-turn-helix domain-containing protein has protein sequence MKCISCGARMKKKIGNYRYDESGLKDVTLAGVPIYTCRCGEISPLIRNTDELHRVIAYMLTKKTAPLTGPEFRFLRKEMGMNAKEIAKLLGVSPITVSRWETGNKNIGNSNDRLIRLIYIRHLEGLCSKFIDTDMKTVLYNITPEHSGKVTIPVDRLPDLLPCTV, from the coding sequence ATGAAGTGCATCAGTTGCGGCGCAAGGATGAAGAAAAAGATCGGCAACTATCGTTATGACGAATCCGGCCTGAAGGATGTGACCCTGGCCGGGGTGCCGATATATACATGCCGTTGCGGGGAGATCTCTCCCCTGATCCGGAATACCGATGAACTGCACCGGGTCATTGCGTACATGCTCACAAAGAAGACGGCTCCCCTAACCGGCCCCGAGTTCCGTTTTCTCCGGAAAGAGATGGGAATGAACGCCAAAGAGATTGCAAAACTCCTCGGGGTGTCACCGATAACGGTTTCACGGTGGGAGACCGGCAACAAGAATATCGGAAACTCCAACGACCGGCTGATCCGCCTGATCTATATCCGGCACCTGGAAGGCCTCTGTTCAAAATTCATCGATACGGATATGAAAACGGTTCTGTACAACATCACCCCTGAACACTCCGGGAAAGTCACCATCCCCGTCGACCGGCTCCCCGATCTGCTTCCCTGTACGGTCTGA